In Vibrio bathopelagicus, the following are encoded in one genomic region:
- a CDS encoding c-type cytochrome — protein sequence MKKLALILSLLASCSVWAQGSIEAGKAKSQTCVACHGADGNSLITQYPKLAGQHEKYLEKQLKELKLGMTSGGKQGRYEPVMGAMAMPLSEEDMADLAAYYASLPISNNSTPENVVDEGKVLYTAGNAERGVTACIACHGPRGNGTELSGFPKISGQHADYIKAQLEKFRDGSRNNDMNAMMRDVAKKLTDADIDTLSKYVGGLH from the coding sequence ATGAAGAAATTAGCGCTAATTTTGAGTCTTTTAGCCAGCTGCTCAGTATGGGCTCAAGGTAGTATTGAAGCTGGTAAAGCCAAATCACAAACATGTGTTGCCTGCCACGGTGCTGACGGCAACAGTCTGATCACGCAGTACCCTAAACTGGCTGGTCAACATGAGAAGTATCTAGAAAAGCAACTTAAAGAGCTTAAGCTAGGTATGACGAGTGGTGGTAAGCAAGGTCGTTATGAACCTGTAATGGGTGCAATGGCGATGCCTTTATCTGAAGAAGATATGGCTGACCTAGCGGCATACTACGCATCTCTACCTATCTCGAACAACTCTACACCTGAAAATGTTGTAGATGAAGGCAAGGTTCTTTACACCGCGGGTAACGCAGAACGTGGCGTAACGGCGTGTATTGCTTGTCACGGTCCACGTGGTAACGGTACCGAGCTTTCTGGTTTCCCTAAAATTTCAGGCCAACACGCAGATTACATCAAGGCTCAACTTGAGAAATTCCGCGATGGTAGCCGTAATAACGACATGAATGCGATGATGCGTGATGTAGCTAAAAAGTTAACAGACGCAGATATCGATACCTTATCGAAGTACGTTGGTGGTTTACACTAA
- the yihI gene encoding Der GTPase-activating protein YihI, protein MGRSKKSRKPGALGAPEPMVTRNRSESDVEGRERKRVKKRKGLKSGSRHSDGSEARQRKAAQDRDPRLGSKKKIPLIVEPVKKPTKQERKLSNEQELEMLENDAQLNTLLDRIENGENLGAGLQKFVDEKLDRIEHLMGRLGLLEPEDDEEEIFEEAPIASKKKASSDEDLLSQFEDIDLDSFKG, encoded by the coding sequence ATGGGTCGTAGTAAGAAATCAAGAAAGCCGGGAGCACTTGGTGCTCCTGAACCTATGGTAACTAGAAACCGTAGTGAATCTGATGTTGAAGGTCGTGAACGCAAGCGTGTTAAAAAGCGCAAAGGTCTTAAATCTGGTAGCCGTCACTCAGATGGTAGCGAAGCGAGACAGCGTAAAGCTGCACAAGATCGTGACCCTCGTTTAGGCAGCAAGAAAAAAATTCCGCTGATTGTTGAGCCTGTTAAGAAGCCGACGAAACAAGAGCGCAAGCTATCTAACGAACAAGAGTTAGAGATGCTTGAGAATGATGCTCAACTGAACACATTGTTAGATCGTATCGAAAATGGTGAAAACCTAGGTGCAGGTCTACAGAAGTTCGTTGATGAGAAACTTGATCGTATTGAACACCTAATGGGCCGTCTAGGTCTGCTAGAGCCAGAAGACGATGAAGAAGAGATCTTCGAAGAAGCGCCAATCGCATCGAAGAAGAAAGCAAGTTCTGATGAAGACTTGTTGTCTCAATTCGAAGATATCGATTTAGACAGCTTTAAAGGTTAA
- a CDS encoding DUF2489 domain-containing protein translates to MNVTLLAIAGGIIILGLGSYAGYLLLQVKKQTELQKQYQALAIEKRNATIYDNVNTLCLAGIQGQCDLPEISIRVCIIMDNVQGDERVDFDSEYPALSELYHIVKDMARGDGRQELTKKERMQQNLTRHKAETRLNDAVIEDLKRLQEKVKPLNNQINIQMI, encoded by the coding sequence ATGAATGTAACCTTATTAGCAATTGCTGGTGGAATTATCATTCTCGGCTTGGGCTCTTATGCAGGTTACCTTCTACTTCAAGTGAAGAAGCAGACGGAGTTGCAAAAGCAGTATCAAGCACTTGCCATTGAAAAACGTAACGCAACGATTTACGACAACGTAAATACCTTGTGTTTAGCGGGTATTCAAGGCCAGTGTGATTTACCTGAGATCAGTATCCGAGTGTGTATCATTATGGATAACGTTCAGGGTGATGAGCGTGTCGATTTTGATTCTGAATATCCTGCTCTTTCTGAGCTGTACCATATCGTTAAAGATATGGCGCGCGGAGACGGAAGGCAGGAACTGACCAAGAAAGAACGCATGCAGCAGAATCTCACTCGCCACAAGGCAGAGACTCGCTTGAATGATGCGGTTATCGAAGATTTGAAAAGGTTGCAGGAGAAGGTTAAGCCTCTCAACAATCAAATCAATATTCAGATGATCTAG
- a CDS encoding class I SAM-dependent methyltransferase: MYTCPLCHHQGVNHYFEDKRRAYLQCQQCELVFVKPEQRLEAKEEKAHYDLHENDPSDAGYRRFLSRIADPLTDKISSNSQGLDFGCGPGPTLSIMLEEAGHTMELYDIYYHPETSVLEKTYDFMTATEVIEHLYHPDKVWQQWLNLVKPKGWIGLMTKLVIDVDAFAGWHYKNDPTHVVFFSRQTFQFLAERDKLELEFFGSDVILLRKVQ; the protein is encoded by the coding sequence ATGTATACTTGTCCCTTATGCCATCACCAAGGCGTGAATCACTATTTTGAAGACAAACGTAGAGCGTATCTACAATGTCAGCAATGTGAGCTGGTATTTGTTAAACCTGAACAAAGGTTAGAAGCAAAAGAAGAAAAAGCACACTATGATCTCCATGAGAACGATCCTAGTGATGCGGGCTACCGCCGCTTTTTATCTCGCATCGCGGATCCCTTAACAGACAAAATTTCATCTAACTCACAAGGGTTGGATTTTGGTTGTGGCCCAGGCCCTACGCTATCTATTATGTTAGAAGAAGCCGGACACACCATGGAGTTGTACGATATTTATTACCATCCAGAGACCTCTGTGTTGGAGAAAACGTATGACTTTATGACTGCTACCGAGGTGATAGAGCATCTTTATCACCCAGACAAAGTGTGGCAGCAATGGTTGAATTTAGTTAAACCCAAGGGCTGGATTGGTCTCATGACTAAGCTAGTAATAGACGTAGATGCGTTTGCTGGTTGGCACTATAAGAATGACCCGACTCATGTCGTCTTCTTTAGTCGTCAAACATTCCAGTTTTTGGCTGAGCGGGATAAGCTCGAACTAGAATTTTTTGGAAGTGATGTAATTTTACTGAGGAAAGTGCAGTAA